A region from the Triticum urartu cultivar G1812 chromosome 1, Tu2.1, whole genome shotgun sequence genome encodes:
- the LOC125549363 gene encoding putative germin-like protein 2-1 isoform X3, with protein MASKFFLLALLAMSASRAIASDPGQLQDFCVADRTSQGMFFVNGFACKDPKTAVAEDFFFSGLHMAGNTSNKQGSAVTAVNVAQIAGLNTLGISLVRVDYAPNGQNAPHIHPRATEGLIHFQFNLGTNKAIAIAALSSKNPGVITIANAVFGSKPSISDDILAKAFQVDKNIVDNIQAQF; from the exons ATGGCCTCAAAGTTCTTCCTCCTTGCCCTTCTGGCCATGTCGGCTTCTCGTGCTATTGCCTCCGACCCAGGCCAGCTCCAGGATTTCTGCGTCGCTGACAGAACATCACAAGGTATGT TTTTTGTCAATGGATTTGCATGCAAAGACCCAAAGACCGCTGTGgcagaagatttcttcttctCTGGCCTTCACATGGCTGGGAACACGAGCAACAAGCAAGGATCTGCTGTGACCGCAGTTAATGTGGCGCAGATTGCTGGGTTGAACACTTTGGGCATCTCCCTGGTTCGCGTCGATTATGCACCCAATGGTCAAAACGCACCCCACATCCATCCCCGGGCAACCG AAGGGTTGATTCACTTCCAGTTCAACTTGGGAACAAACAAAGCCATAGCCATTGCCGCGCTGAGCAGCAAGAACCCTGGGGTGATCACCATAGCCAATGCGGTGTTCGGATCCAAGCCATCCATCTCAGATGATATCCTTGCCAAAGCCTTCCAGGTGGACAAGAACATAGTAGACAATATCCAAGCTCAATTCTAG
- the LOC125549363 gene encoding putative germin-like protein 2-1 isoform X2, which produces MASKFFLLALLAMSASRAIASDPGQLQDFCVADRTSQVFVNGFACKDPKTAVAEDFFFSGLHMAGNTSNKQGSAVTAVNVAQIAGLNTLGISLVRVDYAPNGQNAPHIHPRATEILTVLEGSLYVGFVTSNPENKLFAKFLNKGDVFVFPQGLIHFQFNLGTNKAIAIAALSSKNPGVITIANAVFGSKPSISDDILAKAFQVDKNIVDNIQAQF; this is translated from the exons ATGGCCTCAAAGTTCTTCCTCCTTGCCCTTCTGGCCATGTCGGCTTCTCGTGCTATTGCCTCCGACCCAGGCCAGCTCCAGGATTTCTGCGTCGCTGACAGAACATCACAAG TTTTTGTCAATGGATTTGCATGCAAAGACCCAAAGACCGCTGTGgcagaagatttcttcttctCTGGCCTTCACATGGCTGGGAACACGAGCAACAAGCAAGGATCTGCTGTGACCGCAGTTAATGTGGCGCAGATTGCTGGGTTGAACACTTTGGGCATCTCCCTGGTTCGCGTCGATTATGCACCCAATGGTCAAAACGCACCCCACATCCATCCCCGGGCAACCGAGATCCTCACCGTGCTGGAAGGCTCGCTCTATGTTGGTTTCGTGACCTCAAACCCCGAGAACAAGTTGTTTGCAAAATTTCTGAACAAAGGGGACGTGTTTGTGTTTCCGCAAGGGTTGATTCACTTCCAGTTCAACTTGGGAACAAACAAAGCCATAGCCATTGCCGCGCTGAGCAGCAAGAACCCTGGGGTGATCACCATAGCCAATGCGGTGTTCGGATCCAAGCCATCCATCTCAGATGATATCCTTGCCAAAGCCTTCCAGGTGGACAAGAACATAGTAGACAATATCCAAGCTCAATTCTAG
- the LOC125549256 gene encoding putative germin-like protein 2-1, which translates to MATKFFLLAFLALAASRALASDPGQLQDFCVADRTSQVFVNGFACKDPKNVVVEDFLFSGLHMAGNMGNKQGSAVSAVNVAHIPGLNTLGISLARVDYAPYGQNPPHIHPRASEILTVLEGSLYVGFVTSNPETKLFSKVLNKGDVFVFPQGLIHFQFNTGDKEAIAIAALSSKNPGVITIANAVFGSMPSISDDILAKAFQVDKKIVDHVQAQF; encoded by the exons ATGGCCACAAAGTTCTTCCTCCTTGCCTTTTTGGCTCTGGCGGCTTCTCGTGCTCTTGCCTCCGACCCAGGCCAGCTTCAGGATTTCTGCGTCGCTGACAGGACATCCCAAG TTTTCGTCAACGGATTTGCATGCAAAGACCCAAAGAATGTTGTGgtagaagacttcctcttctctGGCCTTCACATGGCTGGGAACATGGGCAACAAGCAGGGCTCCGCTGTGTCCGCAGTCAACGTTGCGCATATTCCTGGCTTGAACACTTTGGGCATCTCTCTCGCTCGTGTCGATTATGCACCCTATGGTCAAAACCCACCCCACATCCACCCCCGCGCATCCGAGATTTTGACAGTGCTAGAAGGCTCACTCTATGTTGGTTTCGTGACCTCAAACCCCGAGACCAAGTTGTTCTCGAAAGTTCTAAACAAAGGAGACGTGTTTGTGTTTCCGCAAGGACTGATTCACTTTCAGTTCAACACTGGAGACAAAGAAGCGATAGCCATTGCGGCACTCAGCAGCAAGAACCCTGGAGTGATCACCATAGCCAATGCGGTGTTTGGATCAATGCCATCCATCTCAGATGACATCCTTGCCAAAGCCTTCCAGGTGGACAAGAAAATTGTAGACCATGTCCAAGCTCAATTCTAG
- the LOC125549363 gene encoding putative germin-like protein 2-1 isoform X1 — MASKFFLLALLAMSASRAIASDPGQLQDFCVADRTSQGMFFVNGFACKDPKTAVAEDFFFSGLHMAGNTSNKQGSAVTAVNVAQIAGLNTLGISLVRVDYAPNGQNAPHIHPRATEILTVLEGSLYVGFVTSNPENKLFAKFLNKGDVFVFPQGLIHFQFNLGTNKAIAIAALSSKNPGVITIANAVFGSKPSISDDILAKAFQVDKNIVDNIQAQF, encoded by the exons ATGGCCTCAAAGTTCTTCCTCCTTGCCCTTCTGGCCATGTCGGCTTCTCGTGCTATTGCCTCCGACCCAGGCCAGCTCCAGGATTTCTGCGTCGCTGACAGAACATCACAAGGTATGT TTTTTGTCAATGGATTTGCATGCAAAGACCCAAAGACCGCTGTGgcagaagatttcttcttctCTGGCCTTCACATGGCTGGGAACACGAGCAACAAGCAAGGATCTGCTGTGACCGCAGTTAATGTGGCGCAGATTGCTGGGTTGAACACTTTGGGCATCTCCCTGGTTCGCGTCGATTATGCACCCAATGGTCAAAACGCACCCCACATCCATCCCCGGGCAACCGAGATCCTCACCGTGCTGGAAGGCTCGCTCTATGTTGGTTTCGTGACCTCAAACCCCGAGAACAAGTTGTTTGCAAAATTTCTGAACAAAGGGGACGTGTTTGTGTTTCCGCAAGGGTTGATTCACTTCCAGTTCAACTTGGGAACAAACAAAGCCATAGCCATTGCCGCGCTGAGCAGCAAGAACCCTGGGGTGATCACCATAGCCAATGCGGTGTTCGGATCCAAGCCATCCATCTCAGATGATATCCTTGCCAAAGCCTTCCAGGTGGACAAGAACATAGTAGACAATATCCAAGCTCAATTCTAG